A part of Synchiropus splendidus isolate RoL2022-P1 chromosome 19, RoL_Sspl_1.0, whole genome shotgun sequence genomic DNA contains:
- the prr36b gene encoding microtubule-associated protein futsch has product MKPDGVVVAGEPMETLDSIPVNEAAPGQGEEPHQAANEDAAQQPEGETGKVDQPEHPKETPPAKTAVDPKAKTTNKGTAKAKPSATTKTTTNSRPNTAQSRLSNGVSKPQTNGVAKKPTAALDKKNTTTSAPSKKPLGTTATTKSITKVGEKKPTAASPATTATKSTTATKKTPTATANGVKTSTPASAKKPAAPKSASSTPAKPSPASTPRADKTPVSKTTRPTTGTPSASRPTTGSTRPLTSSTTKTTASPKPATPKTPSTAAKSAASKPASTTPSAGKPLSSTPKTTTPAKKDAAKPATPATRKAAPASSAVKSTTTKSATKPAAKTDVAAKKPTATKAAESKTPTRPKTQETKTPSKDASKTTAAKKTPTAKKMVGSSTPTPVKRTPKPAAAAEADKTNKSEAAASAAAVATAAAIATAAATVVVSDELHEAAEAPRAPQEVTLEPTAEPLSVAEEPVPESIREPTPEILREQTPEPPREPTPEPPREPTPEPVREPTPEPPREPTPEPVREPTPEPPREPTPQPPREPTPEPPREPTPQPPREPTPQPPREPTPEPPREPTPEPPREPTPEPVREPTPEPVCEPTPEPVREPTPEPPRELTPEPLRKLTPELREPTPEPTQELTPEPMRQPTPEPQREFTPEPVREPTPEPMREATPEPQREPSPEPLRELAPEFLREPSPQHTRELTPEPVREATPEPLQMPAQPEPFHFHDPVSSAVPSLGTTVMSPPCSPPRSFSPAQQEQHPSALLDLHSQPDQWDRDQSPEPERPPVNVMDFVAQDDYGKNEEHEGHDTSEEEEEDEEDRGMMSHSTAPSMEHPPSFVGDFNSEDLSPREKEVAVEKADEEINEDDEEEDDDEEDEEQRRLGHQLSSMVTDMSSSQPSEEFQIRSSAFGGSAGWHADDLMSGMDSEDVSSCTSSRQQGVSDLSSTQHTAILEGTQSSDALIDSSLRGSECDGNLMGSPNVETLANEEEDDEDEQVDHMDLSSERVEEHHKAFQQHDEEEDEDVEMHSEGVTESCEQAEDEDDFNEEDNRLDNLNHSLPPAAVPPAASWGQSSPFSDAWAQPASLLAVSSPSPISDHGESETPTQSPAQACLDLSAPSLAPESEQEHQSFFQPKDVQLDAPALEVTQGGTALAAHSGSETSTPEDLRDYDSSSGVESRSDKQQTPVPSSVHPDLDQDLGIHLEKGDGEEEEAETLPADEVLGTGPSTAPASAPSSPSTSGDEASDTEGEMQINDPDAPLVMEGTAGFESPTAAHSLSALEEDEEAPAGEGEEDGGGATPQSANSVASYGFDCTTSNSNAHSMAESCGKSPGIFSLENEEQLPEEAKDPSLIKELTFPSAAAAAQAEDFLGRPVDLLPLGFPEDKQPSLDSQHFMLEGKMAAEHLEGLDPLEPHHLVAGPVDAGDSQQPYYSTICDKTDSFLAGDEKSEGLDEDHMRETDSEEDSQASTAAAQIANGHYLALVPGNRRPIDPAVAEHFTKMTAPYLDVEFEGGIAGEQLRRLEQHQEKLREMQQRQEQEKQKRQWLEEERLRLEQQKQLEKQRRELLQLQLQQQQQEHRHRRQVLQWQLELEHQYRMQQKQIQQQQQQMRRGQTGVMLSPSSGLCTIYEAMETSDEEEEAGAQHNRNSHGRRRRPPSYQSATQDFQRQLRPQELEWNKKVDMVQQLINQTLMLSGERGCPPLLLLPVGPGGTLSRLESSVWPHMLPQFRPPAATVTAVSSYSPDSQSSSPPGDWTVVEVETQH; this is encoded by the exons ATGAAACCGGACGGGGTTGTCGTGGCAGGAGAGCCAATGGAAACATTGGACTCCATTCCCGTGAACGAGGCTGCCCCAGGTCAGGGAGAGGAGCCTCACCAGGCAGCCAATGAGGATGCGGCTCAGCAGCCTGAAGGTGAGACAGGAAAAGTGGATCAGCCAGAACACCCCAAGGAAACGCCACCCGCCAAGACTGCTGTCGACCCAAAAGCCAAAACCACGAACAAGGGTACGGCGAAGGCGAAACCAAGTGCTACGACCAAGACGACCACCAACTCTCGGCCTAACACAGCCCAGAGCCGCCTCTCGAATGGCGTCTCCAAACCTCAGACCAATGGAGTGGCCAAGAAGCCCACGGCAGCTTTGGACAAAAAGAACACCACCACATCTGCACCTTCCAAAAAGCCCCTCGGTACCACAGCAACTACAAAGAGCATCACTAAAGTAGGAGAGAAGAAGCCCACGGCAGCATCTCCTGCCACCACTGCCACAAAGTCAACTACTGCGACCAAGAAGACGCCGACTGCAACAGCTAACGGTGTCAAGACCAGCACGCCAGCCTCCGCAAAGAAGCCCGCAG CGCCCAAATCTGCCTCTTCTACCCCAGCAAAACCCAGCCCTGCTTCCACACCCAGGGCAGACAAGACACCCGTTTCTAAGACAACAAG GCCCACAACTGGAACACCCTCAGCATCTCGGCCGACAACAGGCTCCACCCGGCCTCTGACCTCCAGCACCACCAAGACCACGGCGTCACCCAAACCTGCCACCCCTAAAACACCGTCCACCGCTGCCAAGTCAGCCGCCTCCAAACCAGCTTCTACAACTCCCTCTGCTGGCAAACCGCTGTCATCGACACCCAAAACCACAACTCCCGCGAAAAAAG ATGCAGCCAAACCAGCCACACCTGCAACCAGAAAAGCTGCACCTGCGTCGTCCGCCGTgaagtcaacaacaacaaaatcagcTACTAAACCAGCTGCAAAAACAGATGTTGCTGCCAAAAAGCCCACAGCAACTAAAGCAGCTGAGTCAAAAACACCAACTCGTCCCAAAACACAAGAGACCAAGACCCCGTCCAAGGACGCCTCCAAGACCACAGCTGCAAAAAAGACTCCCACCGCCAAGAAGATGGTGGGCAGTAGCACCCCCACTCCAGTCAAACGCACCCCTaaacctgcagcagctgctgaagccGATAAGACCAATAAATcagaagctgctgcttctgctgctgccgtgGCAACAGCTGCGGCTATTGCCACTGCCGCTGCTACTGTTGTTGTGAGTGACGAGTTACATGAGGCGGCAGAGGCTCCCAGAGCACCCCAGGAAGTAACGTTAGAGCCGACTGCAGAACCCCTTTCTGTAGCAGAAGAGCCAGTGCCAGAAAGTATACGAGAACCAACACCAGAGATCTTGAGAGAGCAAACTCCAGAACCCCCACGAGAACCCACACCAGAACCCCCACGAGAACCAACTCCAGAGCCTGTACGAGAACCAACTCCAGAACCCCCACGAGAACCAACTCCAGAGCCTGTACGAGAACCAACTCCAGAACCCCCACGTGAACCAACACCACAACCCCCACGAGAACCAACTCCAGAACCCCCACGTGAACCAACACCACAACCCCCACGTGAACCAACACCACAACCCCCACGAGAACCAACTCCAGAACCCCCACGAGAACCAACTCCAGAACCCCCACGTGAACCAACTCCAGAGCCCGTACGTGAACCAACTCCAGAGCCCGTATGTGAACCAACTCCAGAGCCCGTACGAGAGCCAACTCCAGAACCCCCACGAGAACTAACTCCAGAGCCTTTGAGAAAACTGACACCCGAGCTAAGAGAACCCACACCAGAACCAACACAAGAACTAACACCGGAACCAATGAGACAACCCACACCAGAGCCCCAAAGAGAATTCACGCCTGAACCCGTAAGGGAACCTACTCCAGAACCGATGAGGGAAGCAACACCAGAGCCTCAACGAGAACCATCCCCTGAGCCCCTTAGAGAACTAGCCCCTGAGTTCTTGAGAGAGCCTTCACCGCAGCACACGAGAGAGCTGACCCCAGAGCCTGTCAGAGAAGCAACACCAGAACCTCTCCAGATGCCAGCACAGCCAGAACCATTCCACTTCCACGATCCTGTCAGCAGTGCGGTTCCTTCCCTCGGTACAACGGTCATGTCTCCTCCATGTTCCCCACCAAGGTCCTTTTCTCCagcccagcaggagcaacacCCCTCTGCTCTGCTGGACCTGCACAGCCAGCCTGACCAGTGGGACAGGGACCAGTCTCCTGAACCTGAGAGGCCCCCTGTGAACGTGATGGACTTTGTGGCGCAAGatgattatggcaaaaatgaagaACATGAGGGACATGATAcaagtgaggaagaagaggaagatgaagaggacaggGGGATGATGTCCCACTCCACAGCTCCTTCCATGGAACATCCGCCCTCCTTCGTAGGTGACTTCAACTCTGAGGATCTCTCTCCACGTGAAAAGGAGGTTGCCGTGGAAAAGGCTGATGAGGAGATAAAcgaggacgatgaagaggaagatgatgacgaggaagatgaggagcaaAGAAGGCTTGGCCATCAGCTGTCGTCCATGGTCACTGACATGAGCTCATCTCAGCCCTCAGAGGAGTTCCAAATCAGATCCTCAGCCTTTGGCGGCTCTGCTGGTTGGCATGCCGATGACCTTATGTCTGGAATGGACTCGGAGGACGTGAGCAGCTGCACCAGCAGTCGGCAGCAGGGGGTGTCAGACCTAAGCAGCACCCAGCACACGGCAATTCTCGAAGGCACGCAAAGCTCCGATGCCCTGATCGACTCCAGTCTGAGAGGGTCTGAATGTGACGGCAATCTCATGGGTTCCCCAAATGTCGAGACGCTGGCAaacgaggaggaggatgatgaagatgagcagGTGGATCACATGGATTTGAGTTCAGAAAGAGTGGAAGAGCACCATAAAGCCTTTCAGCAGcacgatgaggaggaggatgaagatgtagAGATGCACAGTGAGGGAGTGACCGAGAGCTGTGAGCAggcagaagatgaagatgatttcAATGAGGAGGATAACCGTTTGGACAACCTGAATCACTCCCTTCCCCCGGCCGCCGTCCCGCCAGCCGCCTCCTGGGGCCAGAGCAGCCCTTTCTCTGATGCTTGGGCTCAGCCAGCCTCTCTTCTCGCGGTCTCTTCTCCAAGCCCCATCTCCGACCACGGCGAGTCCGAAACGCCCACTCAGTCTCCGGCCCAGGCGTGTTTGGACCTCAGCGCCCCCTCCTTAGCTCCTGAGTCCGAACAGGAGCATCAGTCCTTCTTCCAGCCCAAAGATGTCCAGCTGGATGCTCCCGCTCTGGAGGTGACCCAGGGTGGCACAGCTCTGGCTGCCCACAGCGGCAGTGAAACTAGCACTCCAGAGGACCTCCGTGACTACGACAGCAGTTCTGGGGTCGAATCCCGCTCTGACAAACAGCAGACCCCCGTCCCCTCATCGGTCCACCCTGACCTGGACCAGGATCTGGGTATTCACTTAGAGAAGGgtgatggagaagaagaggaggcggAGACGCTCCCTGCTGACGAAGTCCTGGGGACCGGACCTTCAACGGCCCCGGCGTCTGCACCATCGTCTCCTTCCACGTCAGGAGACGAGGCCAGTGACACAGAGGGTGAGATGCAGATCAACGATCCGGACGCTCCACTGGTGATGGAGGGCACCGCTGGCTTCGAGAGCCCCACCGCTGCACACAGCCTGTCGGccctggaggaggatgaggaggcgcCAGCAggtgagggggaggaggacgGAGGCGGGGCCACGCCACAGTCGGCCAACTCCGTCGCATCTTACGGCTTCGACTGCaccacgtccaactccaacgcGCACTCCATGGCGGAGAGCTGTGGGAAGAGTCCTGGAATCTTCTCACTGGAGAACGAAGAACAGTTGCCGGAGGAGGCCAAAGATCCCTCCCTGATCAAGGAGCTGACCTTCCCATcggccgccgctgctgctcagGCCGAGGACTTCCTGGGTCGACCAGTTGACCTCCTGCCTCTGGGCTTCCCTGAAGACAAGCAGCCCAGTCTGGATAGCCAACACTTCATGCTGGAGGGGAAGATGGCGGCGGAACACCTGGAGGGTCTGGATCCTTTGGAACCCCATCACTTGGTGGCGGGACCCGTAGATGCGGGCGACAGCCAGCAGCCCTACTACTCTACCATATGTGATAAGACTGATAGTTTTCTGGCAG GAGACGAGAAGAGTGAGGGCCTGGACGAAGATCACATGCGGGAGACAGACTCTGAGGAGGACAGCCAGGCCTCCACAGCAGCCGCTCAGATAGCTAACGGCCATTACTTAGCCTTGGTCCCCGGCAACAGGAGGCCCATAGACCCGGCTGTCGCCGAGCATTTCACCAAGATGACGGCCCCGTACTTAGATGTGGAGTTTGAGGGAGGGATTGCCGGGGAGCAGCTGAGGCGGCTGGAGCAACACCAGGAGAAGCTGAGGGAGATGCAGCAGCggcaggagcaggagaagcagaagaggcagtggctggaggaggagcgtctgcggctggagcagcagaagcagctggagaagcagcgcagggagctcctgcagctgcagctccagcagcagcagcaggagcaccgGCATCGCAGGCAGGTGCTGCAGtggcagctggagctggagcaccaGTATCGCATGCAGCAGAAGcaaatccagcagcagcagcagcagatgaggcgCGGCCAGACGGGCGTGATGCTCTCGCCCTCCTCGGGACTCTGCACCATCTACGAGGCCATGGAGACCAgcgacgaagaggaggaggccgGCGCCCAGCACAACAGGAACAGCCACGGGCGGAGGAGACGGCCGCCGTCCTACCAGAGCGCCACGCAGGACTTCCAGCGGCAGCTGCGGCCGCAGGAGCTGGAGTGGAACAAGAAGGTGGACATGGTGCAGCAGCTCATCAACCAGACCCTGATGCTGTCTGGGGAGAGGGGCTGcccccctctgctgctgctgccggtgGGGCCGGGCGGCACCTTGagccggctggagagcagcgtgTGGCCGCACATGCTGCCTCAGTTCCGGCCCCCGGCTGCAACGGTCACCGCCGTCAGCAGCTACTCGCCCGACAGCCAGAGCAGCTCTCCACCAGGCGACTGGACcgtggtggaggtggagaccCAGCACTGA